One genomic window of Quercus lobata isolate SW786 chromosome 9, ValleyOak3.0 Primary Assembly, whole genome shotgun sequence includes the following:
- the LOC115960721 gene encoding chromosome transmission fidelity protein 8 homolog: MQIRVKCKCGEGKCREWAVVELQGVVEAQPAFQDRLQNLEIGVLCRPSSQQVYTFKVGYHELTGSKVALKKPILVLHKTKHTHTDVGTHTNSSNVELQVIGIIRHRILFKTRPKPLISKPQLAVKEKASATGAVASNQTA, encoded by the exons atgcagATTCGAGTGAAGTGCAAATGCGGCGAAGGAAAATGTCGAGAATGGGCAGTGGTGGAATTGCAAGGCGTGGTAGAAGCCCAGCCCGCTTTTCAAGATCGACTCCAAAATCTAGAAATCGGGGTTCTCTGCCGACCTTCTTCTCAGCAAGTCTACACTTTCAAGGTCGGCTATCACGAATTGACTGGCTCCAAAGTTGCCTTGAAGAAGCCCATCTTGGTgctccacaaaaccaaacacactcACACTGATGTTGGCACCCACACAAATTCATCCAACGTAGAATTGCAAGTCATTGGGATCATTCGTCATCGGATTCTGTTCAAAACCAGACCCAAGCCCCTGATTTCCA AACCACAACTGGCGGTGAAGGAAAAGGCCAGTGCAACAGGTGCTGTTGCCTCAAACCAGACAGCATGA